The Pyrenophora tritici-repentis strain M4 chromosome 10, whole genome shotgun sequence genome contains a region encoding:
- a CDS encoding ZnF-Rad18 domain containing protein encodes MNELEKLSQEQDQQETTTPEPTWACPICSIPQPPDDTSFNAHIDYCLSKQTIKEVVKSTTAPLPLLDRQNSAAKTGLKKGGGGGGGNKRARTKGETQSGSEEQAREKRRAFFSLGNG; translated from the coding sequence ATGAATGAGCTGGAGAAATTATCCCAGGAACAAGACCAGCAAGAAACGACGACTCCAGAACCCACGTGGGCCTGCCCTATCTGCAGTATCCCCCAACCACCAGACGACACGAGCTTCAACGCGCACATCGATTACTGTCTGTCAAAACAGACGATCAAGGAAGTTGTAAAGTCTACTACTGCGCCGCTGCCACTACTGGACAGGCAGAACAGCGCCGCAAAGACTGGGCTGAAAAAGGgaggcggtggtggtggtggtaACAAGCGCGCGAGAACAAAAGGTGAAACGCAGTCCGGGTCTGAAGAGCAAGCGAGAGAGAAGCGGCGGGCGTTTTTCTCACTGGGTAATGGGTGA
- a CDS encoding Atrophin-1 multi-domain protein produces MSARGARSRKVQQKEVEKKEKHAVSKGKGPASIYEHEAGWRPSTAMTHAPSMHNSRTGMSRTFTESSTLSRTTSHSGSSNGGSSSRAPYSNASVQSRSRPPRTADAASITSDHSSKSKDKAKYQAKGKETKAPRGRGAGVPTKAIPVYAPPAFRSDSVASHPPMPTYHKSWANFMVWKGGKDGLLPYGGFDVDEDMQHGSVLIYFKEEQADDDIPIPSLRAELDVLQNSGSTWLLNALQYGQIDDNDVDDWNLSEDTSPPPQNFSRTLSQQHTQRRLYGQTPPDGTSARAESRTASSAQHLSGYSTMERSNSPPPFLGTHQRNPTHEIWFTAPSRIHTPQGQRLHHVAIRNFLALLHGKPIVGADIFEMLNTLQPEIQIMYDLESDAQSGLSARERSVHMITKYLTDHGFNDVRNSPKHAMALLAWAEQDAVRWRQGYLESFVHLSGIMNHELEEHPDFKRLSVVTRRSLGLAAKTLQLRVMEAEDKLTSFNFDDLYGDATKSTNSTVYQSYQAFRQFLVSYYTRNYGCWPPTPDRAWLNRKVARALQEDFGSLYDYLVDRDVVWYPREERSSRKWEMTHRQNSAFKADLPELGMTEMLVAYDNKNGYAHIPHPYPLLPKEVPKEGKDKEKKGFFSSLKKDKTKTSTPETTKDAKAQLQLSLIFTEATNIERLGVGFNGSTLIDEFEQFELTTDVKHVSPREARLGRWVLLYGILQLLSTLSVDVRDLQHTEDVWYFLNTDLKRVPEWVINNQAEYLEATQQQSWCWQRTWDHMSGKNAPVELEGSTTHDLVDHYLNSSNASGNTSIAEQPVPSRPQTEQALPPASSPPSSRPQTQQILPPVSSPAPSRPQTLEVLPPSASPLSSRPQTQKIFRSSASPPSSRPQTLEVLPPSASPPPSRPQTQQVRPASPPRPISRGVTMIQDDLRRISDKIESLSLSHAAGEHIRQAYERRRESEKGIPEGIPEEVEQEKPQLKVEVHRSQSRDGNTKHDSGADTSYTAHPETYSPRTDSLPRQQKSMPCLNNVSPLDFIARQGHSNSYLPPHLGLNPLRSHPPTMNMDLAAYSFSQAERDISWPAPPGFSEGSGSAS; encoded by the exons ATGTCTGCACGCGGCGCCCGCAGTCGCAAGGTCCAGCAGAAAGAGGTcgagaagaaagagaaacATGCTGTATCCAAAGGAAAGGGTCCGGCCTCCATCTACGAACATGAGGCTGGATGGCGTCCGTCTACCGCCATGACGCACGCGCCCAGTATGCACAACTCACGGACTGGCATGTCCCGCACCTTCACCGAATCCAGTACCCTTAGTCGTACGACATCGCACAGTGGTTCTTCGAACGGTGGTAGTAGTAGTCGAGCACCATACTCTAATGCCTCGGTCCAAAGTCGCTCTCGCCCACCAAGGactgctgatgctgcttCCATAACGTCGGATCACTCTTCCAAGAGCAAGGACAAGGCAAAGTACCAGGCTAAAGGCAAAGAAACAAAAGCTCCCCGTGGTAGAGGGGCAGGAGTACCGACCAAAGCCATTCCAGTTTATGCTCCCCCTGCTTTCCGATCCGACTCTGTCGCTTCCCATCCTCCCATGCCAACATATCACAAATCATGGGCGAATTTCATGGTGTGGAAAGGCGGCAAAGACGGATTACTTCCGTACGGCGGATTCGACGTG GACGAAGACATGCAGCATGGTAGCGTTCTCATATACTTCAAGGAGGAGCAAGCCGATGATGATATCCCGATACCCTCACTCAGGGCAGAACTGGACGTGCTCCAAAACTCCGGGTCCACTTGGTTGCTCAACGCTTTGCAGTATGGCCAGATAGATGATAACGACGTTGATGACTGGAACCTCTCAGAAGATACAAGCCCACCGCCCCAGAATTTCTCGCGAACCCTCTCCCAACAACATACGCAACGAAGACTGTATGGTCAAACACCTCCAGATGGAACGTCCGCCAGAGCAGAATCAAGAACAGCTTCGAGTGCCCAACATCTATCTGGATACTCCACCATGGAACGCTCCAATTCGCCCCCTCCATTTCTCGGGACCCATCAGCGCAATCCGACCCACGAGATCTGGTTCACAGCGCCTAGTAGGATACATACACCACAAGGACAAAGGCTACACCATGTTGCCATACGCAACTTCCTGGCATTGCTGCATGGCAAACCTATCGTGGGCGCGGACATTTTTGAAATGCTGAATACCCTGCAACCTGAGATACAGATCATGTACGATCTTGAGTCGGATGCACAATCCGGATTGTCAGCTCGGGAACGCAGTGTGCATATGATCACAAAATACCTTACTGATCATGGGTTTAATGACGTACGCAACAGCCCCAAACACGCCATGGCGCTTCTTGCATGGGCTGAGCAGGATGCTGTCAGATGGCGACAAGGCTACCTCGAAAGCTTCGTGCATCTTTCGGGTATCATGAATCACGAACTTGAGGAACACCCGGACTTTAAGCGCTTATCTGTAGTCACGAGACGAAGCCTGGGGCTTGCTGCGAAGACGCTGCAATTGCGCGTCATGGAAGCAGAAGACAAGTTGACCAGCTTCAACTTCGATGATCTGTATGGAGACGCTACAAAGTCTACCAACAGTACAGTCTACCAGAGCTACCAAGCTTTCCGTCAATTTCTCGTCAGCTACTATACTCGCAATTATGGCTGCTGGCCACCGACTCCAGACAGGGCCTGGCTTAATCGCAAGGTTGCTAGGGCGTTGCAGGAAGACTTCGGGTCATTGTACGATTACCTTGTTGACCGGGACGTAGTTTGGTATCCACGTGAGGAGCGCTCCTCTAGGAAGTGGGAGATGACGCATCGGCAGAACAGTGCTTTCAAAGCGGATCTTCCGGAACTTGGCATGACAGAGATGCTAGTGGCATACGACAACAAGAACGGATATGCCCACATTCCGCATCCTTACCCTTTGCTGCCCAAAGAGGTACCAAAAGAAGGCAAagacaaggagaagaagggcTTTTTCTCGTCTTTGAAGAAAGACAAAACCAAGACATCTACCCCTGAGACCACCAAGGATGCAAAAGCGCAATTGCAGCTTTCACTCATCTTTACTGAGGCAACAAACATCGAAAGGCTTGGCGTCGGCTTCAACG GATCGACACTTATCGATGAGTTTGAGCAATTTGAACTCACTACGGACGTGAAACACGTTTCGCCACGCGAAGCACGTCTTGGGCGTTGGGTGCTTTTATATGGCATCTTACAGCTTCTTTCGACTCTGTCAGTCGACGTACGAGACCTTCAGCATACAGAAGATGTCTGGTACTTCCTAAACACCGATCTTAAACGCGTGCCCGAATGGGTCATTAATAACCAGGCGGAGTACCTGGAGGCCACGCAGCAACAGTCGTGGTGCTGGCAACGCACCTGGGACCACATGTCTGGAAAAAACGCACCTGTAGAGCTTGAGGGCTCAACCACCCATGACCTTGTGGACCATTACCTAAACTCGAGCAACGCGTCAGGAAATACTTCAATAGCAGAGCAACCCGTACCAAGCCGCCCCCAAACTGAACAAGCTCTTCCGCCGGCATCATCACCGCCATCAAGCCGACCACAGACTCAGCAGATTCTTCCACCGGTGTCATCACCAGCACCGAGTCGTCCGCAAACTCTGGAAGTTCTTCCACCGTCGGCTTCACCGCTATCAAGTCGACCACAAACTCAAAAAATCTTCCGATCCTCAGCTTCGCCGCCATCGAGCCGCCCACAAACGCTGGAAGTCCTTCCACCGTCGGCGTCACCACCACCTAGTCGCCCGCAAACCCAGCAAGTTCGTCCGGCATCGCCACCACGGCCAATAAGCCGAGGCGTAACAATGATCCAAGACGATCTACGCCGCATAAGCGACAAAATTGAAAGTCTCTCCCTCTCCCACGCTGCTGGTGAGCACATACGCCAAGCCTACGAGCGTCGCCGCGAAAGCGAAAAGGGTATCCCAGAAGGCATCCCAGAAGAGGTCGAACAAGAGAAACCCCAGCTCAAAGTTGAGGTTCATCGTTCCCAATCGCGAGACGgcaacaccaagcacgacTCGGGCGCAGACACTTCCTACACTGCCCACCCAGAAACATACAGTCCCCGAACAGACTCGCTACCCCGCCAGCAGAAAAGCATGCCATGCTTGAACAATGTATCACCACTCGATTTCATCGCCCGTCAGGGCCATTCCAATTCTTACCTGCCCCCGCACTTGGGCCTCAACCCTTTGCGCTCGCACCCCCCGACCATGAACATGGACCTGGCCGCGTACTCGTTCTCCCAGGCGGAGAGAGACATATCATGGCCTGCTCCCCCTGGCTTTAGCGAGGGCAGCGGCAGTGCCA GCTAG
- a CDS encoding MARVEL multi-domain protein yields the protein MSFSGLSFIFWRVFQIITLIPTLGMLAWFVDWYNSRNLLTPVSILVLFIVSVLGAVWALGTLFLYTRAKHSAKFVAFVDLLFMGAFIGAVYALRGIADADCSGWQRNGSYSSDLGLFTISGSSYGFDIDRQCAMLKASWAFGIMNIIFFFITAILALLVHHHYRSDRVVVKREVHRSRHGHRSRSPRYSHRSQSRSRRSYV from the exons ATGTCGTTTTCCGGCCTATCCTTCATCTTTTGGCGCGTCTTCCAAATCATCACCCTCATACCCACGCTAGGCATGTTAGCTTGGTTTGTCGACTGGTACAACAGCCGCAACCTACTCACACCAGTTTCAATTCTGGTCCTCTTCATCGTATCCGTACTCGGCGCAGTATGGGCATTGGGAACCCTCTTCCTCTACACACGCGCAAAGCACTCGGCCAAGTTTGTTGCCTTTGTCGATCTACTGTTCATGGGAGCCTTCATTGGAGCCGTTTATGCACTCCGTGGCATTGCCGACGCCGACTGCTCTGGTTGGCAGAGAAATGGCTCCTACAGCTCTGATCTCGGATTGTTCACCATCTCTGGATCCTCGTATGGGTTTGACATTGACCGCCAATGCGCCATGCTAAAGGCGTCATGGGCTTTCGGTATCAT GAACATCATCTTCTTTTTCATCACTGCTATCTTGGCTCTACTTGTCCATCATCACTACCGCTCTGATCGCGTTGTCGTCAAGCGCGAAGTCCACCGATCTCGCCATGGCCACCGCTCTCGCAGCCCTCGCTACTCGCACAGGAGCCAAAGCCGGAGCCGTCGCAGCTACGTCTAA
- a CDS encoding mitochondrial 37S ribosomal uS8m domain-containing protein, protein MSLVNLAHVCSHMQNASKARLGLTSIPVSKMHVKVALGLQREGFLSSVTLGGPTPPKPFLLQAQQDPEQLDIMARKLQEEPWLAYPIDVPEGKKVKAPLGQEQVHDIHVPENPARRRLWLGLKYWQNEPVLKNMKLISKPTRRIWLTSMDLAKITRSREASYVKGLTHPGECMFLTTDRGVIEARECVERQLGGMALFRVW, encoded by the coding sequence ATGTCGCTCGTCAACCTCGCACATGTCTGCTCGCACATGCAAAACGCCTCAAAAGCCCGGCTCGGCCTGACGTCAATACCCGTCTCCAAGATGCACGTCAAGGTTGCCCTCGGTCTACAGCGCGAAGGCTTTCTCTCCTCTGTAACACTCGGCGGCCCAACCCCACCAAAGCCCTTCCTCCTACAAGCACAACAAGACCCCGAACAATTAGACATAATGGCGCGGAAGCTGCAAGAAGAGCCATGGCTGGCCTACCCCATTGACGTGCCGGAGGGCAAGAAAGTAAAGGCGCCACTAGGCCAGGAACAGGTGCACGACATACACGTTCCAGAGAACCCGGCGCGGAGGCGGTTATGGTTGGGACTGAAGTACTGGCAGAACGAGCCGGTGCTGAAGAACATGAAGCTAATTTCCAAGCCCACACGGCGGATATGGCTGACGAGCATGGACTTGGCCAAGATTACGAGGTCGCGCGAAGCGAGCTACGTGAAGGGATTGACGCACCCTGGAGAGTGCATGTTCCTCACGACGGATCGGGGGGTGATAGAGGCACGAGAGTGCGTGGAGCGGCAATTGGGCGGCATGGCACTTTTCAGGGTGTGGTAG
- a CDS encoding PAT1 multi-domain protein has product MPPQQGEVSLLTLFADVHYYISPPSQHPPHHRFDKSSYVYLYHNPMRQSGRIEIANHAGTPNQDAFAGQLDTVKIEQTYKHPCLFTLTVDAFQSQNGSQPPHQDMSQWHLPTPDPSGQGKYMYRLHTVDLYFWTPEDASLFLDSIRRVLQPHQLQIVRNPDTALAHSEHKNDALSPVIARLENAAISHTSRSTSISTTQSFPGPPSAPAPTSPPPNEQLPNYAPMAYNPAAPAAPEPIAHREKTPPPPDANDGTGLGSAAVHDQHAAQYGNPLQTSFAPQPTSGAYFPGPPAPGQGFTGPPSAYRTNTTGSVPSATQTPPSFAPPPSAPPPGQYNGQTPPPPSLQRSSTVPVQQYANYPNSPGFPPAPQSPPAHSALPSPGFPPQQYQPMPSPAFSQFAYGSTAEQGQAPNIHQQLYRPTESEAAVHHHENPNAQPRNSNIGKRVDKVEKGIGSFLKKLDKKF; this is encoded by the exons ATGCCTCCACAGCAGGGAGAAGTGTCTCTTTTGACACT GTTTGCTGATGTCCATTACTACATCTCCCCGCCTTCGCAGCATCCCCCGCATCATCGCTTCGACAAAAGCTCCTATGTCTACCTCTACCACAACCCCATGCGCCAGAGCGGGCGGATAGAAATAGCCAACCATGCGGGTACTCCCAACCAAGATGCCTTCGCCGGTC AACTGGACACGGTCAAGATCGAACAGACATACAAGCACCCATGCTTATTCACTCTCACGGTTGATGCATTCCAGAGCCAAAATGGAAGCCAACCCCCCCACCAGGACATGTCACAATGGCACCTCCCCACACCAGACCCGTCTGGCCAGGGCAAATACATGTATAGACTGCACACGGTGGATCTGTACTTCTGGACACCCGAAGATGCGAGTCTGTTTCTAGACTCTATTCGGAGAGTATTGCAACCACATCAACTACAAATCGTGCGCAACCCAGATACCGCGCTAGCACACTCGGAACACAAGAACGACGCCTTGAGCCCAGTCATCGCCAGACTGGAGAACGCAGCCATATCACACACGAGCCGAAGCACAAGCATTAGCACCACACAGTCATTTCCGGGTCCCCCAAGTGCGCCCGCGCCCACATCACCGCCTCCCAACGAGCAGCTGCCCAACTATGCTCCCATGGCATACAACCCAGCTGCCCCAGCTGCCCCTGAGCCCATTGCCCATCGCGAAAAGACACCACCGCCGCCAGATGCCAACGACGGCACCGGTCTTGGAAGTGCTGCTGTGCATGATCAGCATGCTGCACAGTACGGCAACCCGCTGCAAACGTCTTTTGCGCCCCAGCCAACATCTGGCGCATACTTTCCTGGACCACCCGCACCAGGACAGGGCTTTACAGGGCCACCAAGCGCGTACCGTACAAACACAACGGGGTCAGTGCCAAGCGCAACCCAAACCCCGCCATCCTTCGCACCACCACCGTCTGCTCCTCCACCAGGTCAATACAATGGTCAAACCCCGCCACCTCCATCCCTACAGCGGTCCTCGACGGTGCCTGTCCAACAGTATGCCAACTACCCAAACTCTCCTGGCTTTCCCCCGGCCCCTCAATCACCTCCTGCGCACTCTGCCCTACCTTCTCCTGGCTTTCCTCCACAGCAGTACCAGCCGATGCCTTCTCCTGCTTTCTCGCAGTTTGCCTATGGCAGCACAGCGGAGCAAGGTCAGGCGCCAAACATACATCAGCAGTTGTACCGACCCACCGAGAGTGAGGCTGCTGTACATCATCATGAGAACCCCAACGCGCAACCCCGCAACTCCAACATCGGAAAACGGGTAGATAAAGTGGAGAAGGGGATTGGCAGTTTCCTGAAGAAATTGGACAAGAAGTTCTGA